In Pseudomonas deceptionensis, a single window of DNA contains:
- the phrB gene encoding deoxyribodipyrimidine photo-lyase — MQLIWLRSDLRHYDNTALGAAAERGPTVALYLISPEQWLAHDDAPCKVDFWLRNLRILSDSLQQLNIPLLIRTASMWDQAPGVILELCQQLGVEAVHVNQEYGIHETRRDQAVARALDAQGIDFHSCLDQLLFKPGSVLTQSGSYFQVFGQFRKVCYSRLQIALPPVTGKPRAQAPLSIKRDAIPESVTGFAAPSESLRALWPAGEDEARQRLTRFTDEAIHDYKEQRDLPAAPGTSQLSAYLAAGVISPRQCLHAAVQSNHGEFETGSAGASTWISELLWREFYKHILVGYPRVSRHRAFRPDTECLPWRDAPRDLAAWKEGRTGFPIIDAAIRQLLATGWMHNRLRMVVAMFLTKNLLIDWREGERFFMQHLIDGDLAANNGGWQWSSSTGTDSVPYFRIFNPLSQSERFDPEGRFIKHWLPELANLNKKHVHNPASIGGLFGAANYPAPIVDLSQSRERALSAFKNLPSRQVTEVSHG; from the coding sequence ATGCAACTGATCTGGCTGCGCAGCGATTTGCGCCACTACGACAACACCGCCCTGGGAGCCGCTGCAGAACGCGGCCCAACCGTGGCCCTGTACCTCATCAGCCCGGAACAATGGCTGGCCCATGACGACGCTCCGTGCAAAGTCGATTTTTGGCTGCGCAACCTGCGAATCCTGAGCGACAGCCTGCAGCAGCTCAATATCCCGCTGCTGATTCGCACCGCGTCGATGTGGGATCAAGCACCCGGGGTGATCCTTGAGTTGTGCCAACAACTGGGTGTTGAAGCGGTACACGTCAATCAGGAATACGGCATCCACGAAACCCGCCGCGACCAAGCGGTTGCCCGCGCGCTCGACGCTCAGGGCATCGACTTTCACAGCTGCCTGGACCAATTGCTGTTCAAGCCCGGCAGCGTACTGACCCAAAGCGGGTCGTACTTCCAGGTGTTCGGCCAGTTCCGCAAGGTCTGCTACAGCCGTTTGCAGATAGCCTTGCCGCCGGTCACTGGCAAACCCCGGGCTCAGGCTCCACTGTCGATTAAGCGCGATGCGATTCCCGAATCGGTCACAGGCTTTGCTGCCCCAAGCGAGTCATTGCGGGCGCTATGGCCTGCCGGAGAAGACGAAGCCCGCCAGCGCCTCACACGCTTTACCGATGAGGCCATCCACGACTACAAAGAACAGCGCGACTTGCCAGCAGCCCCCGGCACCAGCCAGCTATCGGCCTACCTGGCAGCCGGTGTCATCTCACCGCGCCAATGCCTGCACGCCGCGGTGCAAAGCAACCATGGCGAGTTCGAAACTGGCAGTGCCGGCGCTTCAACCTGGATCAGCGAACTGCTGTGGCGCGAGTTCTACAAACATATTCTGGTGGGCTACCCCAGGGTTTCCCGGCACCGCGCCTTCAGGCCGGACACCGAGTGTTTACCCTGGCGTGATGCCCCCCGAGATCTGGCTGCCTGGAAAGAGGGCCGCACGGGCTTTCCGATCATTGATGCGGCCATTCGCCAGTTGCTTGCAACCGGCTGGATGCACAACCGCCTGAGGATGGTGGTGGCGATGTTCCTCACCAAAAACCTGCTGATCGACTGGCGTGAAGGCGAACGCTTTTTTATGCAGCATTTGATCGACGGTGATCTGGCCGCCAACAACGGTGGCTGGCAATGGAGTTCATCCACCGGTACCGATTCGGTGCCGTACTTCAGAATTTTCAACCCGCTGAGCCAGTCAGAACGATTCGACCCTGAAGGGCGCTTCATCAAGCACTGGCTGCCAGAGCTCGCGAACCTGAATAAAAAACACGTGCACAACCCCGCCTCGATTGGCGGGCTGTTTGGCGCGGCCAATTACCCGGCCCCCATCGTTGATTTGAGCCAAAGCCGCGAACGCGCCCTGAGCGCTTTCAAAAATCTGCCGTCACGACAAGTGACAGAGGTGAGCCATGGCTGA
- a CDS encoding SDR family NAD(P)-dependent oxidoreductase, translating into MADVRRIWLTGASSGIGAHMAEELLGSGARVALTARTLEPLKALSDRYPGQVLLVPGDLTDSVQVQEIGRCIAQAWGALDTVILNAGTCEYVDVRQFDAAVIERVVRTNLLASSYCIERALPLLRAGSRPHLVGVVSSVTYWALPRAEAYGASKAGLRYLLESLRIDLAQEGIDVTLVSPGFVDTPLTEKNDFPMPMRWPAQKAAQHICQRLDKRPLEIAFPALFIVALRLLANLPKRLQVALGKRLARTSDGESS; encoded by the coding sequence ATGGCTGACGTGCGGCGGATTTGGCTCACAGGCGCCAGCAGCGGGATAGGCGCGCACATGGCTGAAGAGTTGCTGGGCAGCGGCGCCCGGGTGGCGCTGACCGCCCGCACGCTGGAACCCCTGAAAGCATTGTCCGATCGCTACCCCGGGCAAGTCTTGCTGGTGCCCGGCGACCTGACCGACAGCGTGCAGGTACAGGAAATCGGCAGATGCATCGCCCAGGCATGGGGGGCGCTGGACACCGTGATCCTCAACGCCGGGACCTGTGAATATGTCGACGTCCGTCAGTTCGACGCTGCGGTGATCGAGCGCGTGGTGCGCACTAACCTGCTGGCAAGCAGCTACTGCATTGAGCGCGCGCTACCCTTGCTGCGCGCAGGCTCGCGGCCGCATCTGGTGGGCGTGGTCAGCTCTGTCACCTATTGGGCACTGCCACGCGCCGAGGCTTATGGCGCATCGAAAGCCGGCCTGCGCTACTTGCTCGAATCACTGCGTATCGACCTGGCCCAGGAGGGCATTGACGTCACACTCGTCAGCCCAGGCTTTGTCGACACCCCGCTCACCGAAAAAAACGACTTCCCGATGCCCATGCGCTGGCCTGCGCAAAAGGCGGCACAGCATATTTGCCAGCGTCTGGACAAACGCCCGCTGGAGATCGCATTTCCCGCACTGTTTATCGTAGCGCTGCGGTTGCTGGCGAACTTGCCAAAACGCCTGCAAGTTGCGCTCGGCAAACGCCTGGCCCGGACTTCTGACGGTGAATCATCATGA
- a CDS encoding NAD(P)/FAD-dependent oxidoreductase produces the protein MKIAIIGSGISGLTCGYLLHKAHDISVFEASDWVGGHTHTVNVDVKGQSYAVDTGFIVFNDWTYPNFIKLMDQLGVRSKATQMSFSVHDTDSRLEYNGNTLNSLFAQRSNLLSPGFWGMLRDILRFNREAVRDLEEHRIDSDIRLGDYLQQRGYGRRFIEHYIVPMGAAIWSMSLDEMQNFPLQFFVRFFKNHGLLSVTNRPQWRVIEGGSSAYVKPLSAGFADKIRLNCPVKRVERDKDGVLIHSAAGSEYFDKVIFACHSNQALKMLARPSVAEAQILGAMPYAENDVVLHTDTRLLPNRKLAWASWNYRLGNAGPRGAAVTYNMNILQGIQSETTFCVSLNQSVAIDPLKILASYTYAHPQYSLGAVAAQARWQELLGAHHSFYCGAYWANGFHEDGVASALRVAAAFGQQL, from the coding sequence ATGAAAATCGCGATCATTGGCAGCGGTATTTCCGGGCTGACCTGCGGCTACTTGTTGCATAAGGCACACGACATCAGCGTGTTCGAAGCCAGTGACTGGGTCGGCGGCCACACCCATACCGTCAACGTGGATGTCAAAGGCCAGTCATATGCCGTGGACACCGGATTCATCGTGTTCAACGACTGGACCTACCCCAACTTCATCAAGCTGATGGACCAATTGGGGGTTCGCTCCAAAGCCACGCAGATGAGTTTTTCCGTCCACGACACCGACAGCAGGCTCGAATACAACGGCAACACACTCAACAGTTTGTTTGCCCAGCGCAGCAACCTCTTGTCACCCGGCTTCTGGGGCATGTTGCGCGATATTTTGCGCTTCAATCGCGAAGCCGTCCGCGACCTGGAAGAGCATCGTATTGACAGCGATATCCGGCTGGGCGACTACCTGCAGCAGCGCGGTTATGGCCGCCGCTTTATCGAGCACTACATCGTGCCGATGGGCGCGGCGATCTGGTCCATGTCGCTGGACGAGATGCAGAACTTTCCGCTGCAGTTTTTTGTGCGTTTCTTCAAAAACCACGGTTTGCTAAGCGTCACTAATCGCCCGCAATGGCGAGTGATTGAAGGCGGATCAAGCGCGTATGTGAAACCCCTGAGTGCAGGTTTTGCCGACAAGATTCGTCTGAACTGCCCGGTCAAACGTGTCGAACGCGATAAAGACGGGGTACTGATCCACAGTGCCGCCGGCAGTGAGTATTTCGACAAGGTGATTTTTGCCTGCCACAGCAATCAGGCCTTGAAAATGCTGGCGCGCCCTTCCGTGGCCGAAGCGCAAATTCTGGGTGCCATGCCCTATGCCGAAAACGATGTGGTGCTGCACACCGACACTCGCCTGTTGCCCAATCGAAAACTGGCGTGGGCAAGCTGGAATTATCGCTTGGGCAATGCCGGCCCAAGGGGCGCTGCGGTCACCTACAACATGAATATCCTGCAGGGTATTCAGAGTGAGACGACCTTCTGCGTCAGCCTTAATCAGAGCGTAGCCATCGATCCTCTCAAAATACTGGCCAGTTACACCTACGCCCATCCGCAATACAGCCTGGGCGCCGTGGCGGCTCAAGCCCGTTGGCAAGAGTTGCTGGGCGCACACCACAGTTTTTACTGTGGCGCGTATTGGGCCAACGGGTTCCATGAAGACGGTGTCGCCAGTGCGCTGCGCGTCGCGGCAGCCTTTGGCCAGCAGCTATGA
- a CDS encoding DUF1365 domain-containing protein, producing the protein MNSALYSGWIAHRRFAPTTHAFRYQIGLLYLDLDEQDAVLALSPLAGKSRFAPFSFRETDYLKTYTATGMRLIDAVRQQVAVALGHTPQGAICLLTQARSWGLSFNPVSFFYCYEADGKLAAILCEVTNTPWRERYHYVLPAQGDGFQHVAVAKAFHVSPFLPPDLEYRMSFSPPDTRLGVHMADWQGDLKMFDATLNLQRTTLDRAGLHRYLRQFPWMTAKTCLAIYWQALRLLLKRTPIFPHQAADGAFRIAALQPKDQRHEEP; encoded by the coding sequence ATGAACAGCGCCCTGTACAGCGGCTGGATCGCCCATCGACGCTTTGCGCCGACCACCCATGCATTCCGCTATCAAATAGGCTTGCTGTACCTGGATCTGGACGAACAAGACGCTGTCCTCGCGCTATCGCCACTGGCCGGCAAAAGCCGCTTTGCGCCGTTTTCTTTTCGTGAAACCGATTACCTGAAAACATACACGGCAACCGGCATGCGCCTGATCGATGCGGTTCGTCAGCAAGTTGCCGTGGCTTTGGGGCATACACCGCAAGGCGCGATCTGTTTGCTGACGCAAGCCCGCAGCTGGGGGTTGTCCTTCAACCCGGTGAGTTTCTTTTACTGCTACGAGGCTGACGGAAAACTGGCCGCCATCTTGTGCGAAGTCACCAATACGCCTTGGCGCGAACGCTATCACTACGTGCTCCCGGCTCAGGGTGACGGCTTTCAGCATGTCGCCGTGGCCAAAGCCTTTCACGTCTCACCCTTTCTTCCTCCCGATCTGGAATACCGCATGAGCTTCAGCCCGCCGGACACCCGGCTCGGGGTGCATATGGCGGACTGGCAGGGCGACCTGAAAATGTTCGATGCCACCCTCAACCTGCAACGCACGACGCTGGACCGCGCAGGGCTGCATCGTTACTTGCGTCAGTTCCCGTGGATGACCGCCAAAACCTGTCTGGCCATCTACTGGCAAGCCTTGCGCCTGCTGCTCAAGCGCACACCGATTTTCCCCCATCAGGCCGCCGACGGCGCCTTTCGCATTGCCGCCCTGCAACCCAAGGATCAACGCCATGAAGAGCCCTAG